The genomic window CTATAACTTCTGGTAATTCCGTACCCCTGTCAGCCGGTTTCGTCTTTGCTCCGCGCCGGGGGCCGTTTTATATATTCTGTAGACACGCAGCCTCAAGTTGTATTATCAGTCGCTTACCCTTGAATTCAGGTCAACCTGTATGGCCGACAAAGATACGGCAAAAAAAGTTGATGAGCTGAGGGAACGGATCCGCGAGCTGGATTACCACTACTACGTGCTGGACAACCCGCTGGCCGAGGATACCGAGTACGACTCGCTTTACGCCGAACTTCGCGCACTGGAGGACGCCCACCCGGACCTCCGCTCCCCCGACAGTCCCACCCGGCGGATCGGCGGGCAGGTCCTGGAGGGATTCAGCGCGGTGGCCCATACGGAGCCGATGTTGAGTCTGAACAACAGTTACAGCGAGGACGAGCTGCTGGCGTTCGACCAGCGGGTGGCGCGCGGATTGGACAGCGACGGGCCGTTCGAGTACGTGGCCGAACTCAAGCTCGATGGCCTGGGGGTGAGCCTGCGCTACGAAAACGGCGAATTCGTGCGCGGAGCCACCCGCGGCGACGGTAAAACCGGCGAGGACGTGACCCGAAATTTGCGGACTGTCCGCGCTCTGCCGCTTAAACTTCGCCCAGAGGGAGCTGGCCGGTCACCGGCGCCGGTGCTGGAGGTGCGCGGCGAGGTCCACATGACCCGCTCCGGTCTCGAACTGGCCAACAGGCAGCGCGAGCAGGACGGAGAGCCCCCGTTCGCCAATCCGCGCAACGCCGCCGCCGGCAGCCTTCGCCTGCTCGACTCGACGATCACCGCCGGCCGGCCCCTGCGGATTTTCTGCTACCAGCTCCTCGGCGCCGGCCACAGCGGGCCTCTGGAAGATTTAGTCGATCACTCCCAGGTACTCGAATACCTCAAGAAAATCGGATTCCCAGTCAACCCGCACTGGCGCAAATGCCTCGGGATAAATGAGGTTCTGAAATTCTGCCGCGACTGGGCCACAAAACGCACAAAGCTGGACTACAATACCGACGGGGTAGTGATCAAGCTAAATAAGCTCTCAGACCGCAGGGCACTGGGCACCACGGCAAAATTTCCGCGCTGGGCGATGGCTTACAAGTTCGCCGCCGAGTGGGCGCGCACACGGGTGAAATCGATAGAAATCCAGGTGGGCCGCACCGGCGCGCTGACTCCCACGGCCAACCTGGAACCGGTGCAACTGGCCGGGACCACTGTATCGCGCGCCAGCCTGCACAACGAGGAAGAAATCGAGCGCAAGGATATCCGCCAGGGAGACTGGGTCCGGATCGAGAAGGGCGGGGATATTATTCCCAAAGTAGTGGAAGTGGATTTTGATGCACGGGACGAACACTGTAAAAATTTCGAGATGCCGTCCACCTGCCCGGTCTGCGGCGCGCTGGCCGACAAACCGGAGGGCGAGGTGATCCGGCGCTGCACCAACGCATCCTGCCCCGCCCAGGTGCGCGAGCGACTGATCCATTTCGCCTCGCGCAACGCGATGGATATCCAGGGCCTGGGCCCGGCGGTGGTCGATGCGCTGGTGGAAAGTGAGCTGGTCCACACTGCTGCCGACCTGTACAGGCTCGAGCTGGAGTCAGTGGCGGAACTGGAGCGGATG from Candidatus Glassbacteria bacterium includes these protein-coding regions:
- the ligA gene encoding NAD-dependent DNA ligase LigA translates to MADKDTAKKVDELRERIRELDYHYYVLDNPLAEDTEYDSLYAELRALEDAHPDLRSPDSPTRRIGGQVLEGFSAVAHTEPMLSLNNSYSEDELLAFDQRVARGLDSDGPFEYVAELKLDGLGVSLRYENGEFVRGATRGDGKTGEDVTRNLRTVRALPLKLRPEGAGRSPAPVLEVRGEVHMTRSGLELANRQREQDGEPPFANPRNAAAGSLRLLDSTITAGRPLRIFCYQLLGAGHSGPLEDLVDHSQVLEYLKKIGFPVNPHWRKCLGINEVLKFCRDWATKRTKLDYNTDGVVIKLNKLSDRRALGTTAKFPRWAMAYKFAAEWARTRVKSIEIQVGRTGALTPTANLEPVQLAGTTVSRASLHNEEEIERKDIRQGDWVRIEKGGDIIPKVVEVDFDARDEHCKNFEMPSTCPVCGALADKPEGEVIRRCTNASCPAQVRERLIHFASRNAMDIQGLGPAVVDALVESELVHTAADLYRLELESVAELERMGEKSAANLLAEIEQSKGRGADRLLFGLGVRFVGQIAAELIISRYGNILALEGAGSEELEAIDGIGPVIARSLAAFMDGKENRELIDKLAAAGVDLGGESATVEVPSESNPFNGKKFVLTGALENFSRDKAAAEIKRRGGKLSGSVSGKTDYVLYGSEPGSKLARARELGVETIDEATFLEWLKQ